A section of the Candidatus Zixiibacteriota bacterium genome encodes:
- a CDS encoding MBL fold metallo-hydrolase — protein sequence MMFLVFGGLFILGLIVFIISTDNLSQFGANPAGVRLERIKNSPNFDGKGFINPNKYVEEFTALETIKMTYRFFSYSEEREPSVELPVKHIDSATIANNPQNELRVSWMGHSTALIEIDGKRILTDPIWSERNSPSTLWGPKRFHPVPIQLNELPPLDAVIISHDHYDHLDKPTVESLSQTGVHFYVPLGVGAHLEKWNVPLSQIHELDWWDEIDLPECSVKILAVPGMHFSGRRLPGKNPTLWVSWIIMGTKQKVFFSGDTGEYSEHAEIGRKYGPFDFTLISIGAYGKLWPAIHHTPEQAVATHLALNGKIFLPIHWGTFNLAFHEWFEPPERLLNAAEAANIKFAIPKPGQTITDSDIPPHETWWRDYK from the coding sequence ATGATGTTCCTGGTTTTCGGCGGTCTGTTTATTTTAGGTCTGATTGTATTTATCATTTCAACCGATAATCTATCACAATTTGGCGCAAACCCAGCCGGCGTCCGGTTGGAACGAATTAAAAACTCACCCAATTTTGATGGTAAAGGCTTTATCAATCCCAATAAATATGTTGAAGAATTCACGGCCCTTGAAACGATTAAAATGACTTATCGATTCTTTTCTTATTCAGAGGAAAGGGAGCCGTCGGTGGAACTACCCGTTAAACATATCGACTCCGCTACAATTGCCAATAATCCCCAAAATGAATTACGGGTTTCCTGGATGGGCCATTCCACGGCATTAATTGAGATAGATGGTAAACGAATTCTCACCGACCCCATCTGGAGCGAAAGAAACTCACCATCAACCCTTTGGGGACCCAAAAGGTTTCATCCTGTACCGATACAACTTAACGAATTGCCGCCTCTTGATGCGGTAATTATATCACATGACCATTATGATCATCTCGATAAGCCAACCGTTGAATCTCTCTCTCAAACCGGGGTTCATTTTTATGTTCCTCTTGGTGTAGGCGCACATCTGGAAAAGTGGAATGTTCCCTTATCTCAAATTCATGAATTGGATTGGTGGGATGAGATTGATTTACCCGAGTGTTCCGTAAAGATATTGGCCGTACCGGGTATGCATTTTTCCGGACGCCGTCTGCCCGGAAAAAATCCAACCCTCTGGGTATCCTGGATAATTATGGGTACAAAACAAAAAGTCTTCTTCAGCGGCGATACGGGAGAATACTCTGAACACGCTGAAATCGGCCGGAAATACGGTCCCTTTGATTTTACTCTGATTTCAATTGGAGCTTACGGAAAATTATGGCCCGCTATCCATCACACTCCGGAGCAAGCTGTAGCGACTCATTTGGCCTTAAACGGAAAAATATTCCTTCCGATTCACTGGGGAACGTTTAATCTCGCCTTTCATGAATGGTTCGAACCGCCGGAAAGATTGTTGAATGCCGCCGAAGCGGCCAATATTAAGTTCGCTATTCCTAAACCGGGTCAAACAATCACCGATTCAGATATTCCCCCGCATGAAACTTGGTGGCGCGACTACAAATAA
- a CDS encoding pitrilysin family protein, translated as MRRLSNLFLYRSVTLVVILALTAVIIFGSIVRADDIVDHPDKLKYDDLNYQPPDAGKYHHKLDCGASAYIAENNEVPTFDLTIFVRTGSIYDPLEKAGLADMAGYLMRNGGVEGMTAKEIDERLAFLAGDLSVNIGNTRGSANLFCLSKDIDESLELLKKILRYPVFDQEALDLYRTDILSDLEQRNASTSAIESREWQFLLYGDHPHTTPYRRTEQSVNTITREDLAAFHQKYFFPGNFIIAVSGDFKTDEILAKLNNLFTIWPDKDLVLPEIPEQISEAKPGVYIVKKDDVNQSRIRVGHLGVKRDIPDQYALRVMNNILGGGGFTSRIVRRIRSDEGLAYNAGSAFGRPILYPGTFRSWFQTKHSTAAFGSGIIVKEINRIRTEKCDAEIVENAKASFIGRMVNPFTNKNTIVNTFADDEYTNRPGDFWKNYKKNMEAVTPDDVLAAAQKYLHPNKLVFLVVGDPEAVQKGSDKHDDSFADFGEITILPLRNPMTLEIE; from the coding sequence ATGAGAAGATTATCAAACTTGTTTTTATATCGGTCGGTCACGCTTGTGGTGATTTTGGCGTTGACGGCCGTCATAATTTTTGGTTCAATCGTAAGGGCTGATGATATCGTTGACCATCCCGACAAACTTAAATACGATGACCTAAACTATCAGCCTCCTGACGCGGGAAAATATCATCATAAATTGGATTGCGGCGCCTCCGCGTACATCGCCGAAAATAACGAAGTACCGACCTTTGATCTAACGATTTTTGTTCGTACCGGTTCGATTTATGATCCGTTGGAAAAGGCCGGACTGGCCGACATGGCCGGCTATTTAATGCGCAACGGCGGGGTTGAAGGAATGACGGCGAAAGAAATTGATGAGCGTCTCGCCTTCTTGGCCGGTGATCTGTCGGTTAATATTGGCAACACGCGCGGTTCGGCCAATCTCTTTTGCCTGTCCAAAGATATAGATGAAAGTCTGGAATTGCTAAAGAAAATTCTCCGTTACCCGGTCTTTGACCAGGAGGCGCTGGATCTCTATCGCACCGATATCCTTTCCGATTTGGAGCAGCGCAACGCTTCGACTTCGGCGATTGAATCACGAGAATGGCAATTTTTATTATATGGCGATCATCCCCACACGACACCTTATCGACGTACTGAGCAATCGGTAAATACCATTACCCGCGAGGATTTAGCAGCTTTTCATCAAAAATACTTTTTCCCCGGTAATTTTATTATCGCCGTGTCCGGTGATTTCAAAACCGATGAAATTCTCGCCAAACTTAATAATCTTTTTACCATTTGGCCGGATAAGGATTTAGTTCTTCCGGAAATTCCGGAACAGATTTCGGAAGCCAAACCGGGCGTTTATATAGTGAAGAAAGATGACGTCAACCAGTCTCGCATCAGGGTTGGCCATCTCGGGGTTAAACGCGATATACCCGATCAATATGCCTTGCGGGTGATGAATAATATTCTTGGCGGGGGCGGATTTACGTCTCGTATTGTCAGGCGAATTCGTTCCGACGAGGGATTGGCATATAATGCCGGTAGCGCTTTTGGCCGGCCGATTTTGTATCCGGGAACATTCCGGTCATGGTTTCAGACCAAGCATTCTACGGCCGCATTTGGATCCGGTATCATCGTCAAGGAAATTAATCGCATTCGCACCGAAAAATGCGATGCGGAAATTGTTGAAAATGCAAAGGCCAGCTTTATAGGTCGCATGGTCAATCCATTCACCAATAAAAATACGATTGTCAACACTTTTGCCGATGATGAATATACTAACCGTCCGGGGGATTTCTGGAAGAATTATAAGAAAAACATGGAAGCGGTTACACCGGATGATGTTCTGGCCGCCGCCCAAAAATATTTGCATCCTAATAAATTAGTATTTCTGGTAGTCGGCGACCCTGAAGCGGTTCAAAAGGGTTCAGACAAGCACGATGATAGCTTTGCCGATTTTGGCGAAATTACCATCCTGCCTTTACGTAATCCAATGACGTTGGAAATTGAATAG
- a CDS encoding pitrilysin family protein encodes MIRRHVEFILIGALLLFAAVVPAAAQNIDAKEYRLDNGMQVLMVERHEAPTIMASIFARVGSANEVPGITGISHLFEHMMFKGTEIIGTKDIKRDREIMARLDSLRVLLQAEECIMRENLRRGKITDMLDPDAKTPRYREIEKVFDSLILEQRELIIKDQLNEQYSKHGGFFLNAFTSEDVTGYFVRLPKNKIELYMWMESDRFKKPVFREFYSERNVVREERRLGIESTPTGLIEEEFQAMFWKSSSYHWGVIGWPSDLGSITRAQAMDYYDTYYAPNNLTMILVGDLNPDDMIKMVRKYFDRIPRGTTEPPDVITLEEKQYGEKRLIAQAETNPQAQIWYHTAAWKNPDSYALEVLAGILNGKTGHLYKKLVEEKGIAKSSGGGGGMFGGSGLAVNATQDSRKYAGAFYVSAEGLSGINAEQLEQAMYEVIANLKENPVSEEELQKVKNQMRVDKIKFMDIMSGIGILFTLGMNAAMGDWTEVNNNPEMCDLVTAEDIQRVANIYFADDQKNILIINAKATEGSEGARDTQFVQMVQMIKSMTDTDRLGQMIGMFSARIDQTENPDEKAQMEEILKIANDHLKELKAAEKK; translated from the coding sequence ATGATCAGACGCCATGTTGAATTTATTCTTATCGGCGCGTTATTGCTTTTTGCCGCCGTCGTGCCGGCGGCCGCGCAAAACATTGACGCCAAAGAATACCGGCTCGATAACGGAATGCAGGTTTTGATGGTCGAGCGACACGAGGCTCCGACTATCATGGCCTCGATATTTGCCCGGGTCGGGTCGGCCAATGAAGTACCGGGCATAACGGGAATTTCGCATCTATTTGAGCATATGATGTTCAAGGGAACGGAAATCATCGGAACCAAAGACATCAAGCGCGATCGGGAAATTATGGCGCGGCTCGATTCACTGCGAGTATTGTTACAGGCTGAAGAATGCATCATGCGAGAGAATTTGCGACGGGGAAAAATTACGGATATGCTGGACCCAGACGCCAAAACCCCGCGCTACCGTGAAATTGAGAAAGTGTTTGATAGCCTTATTCTCGAACAGCGAGAACTTATTATTAAAGACCAGCTAAATGAACAATATTCAAAGCACGGTGGATTTTTTCTAAACGCCTTCACTTCTGAGGATGTCACCGGGTATTTTGTTCGACTCCCCAAAAACAAAATTGAACTGTATATGTGGATGGAATCTGACCGTTTCAAAAAACCGGTTTTCCGGGAATTCTATTCGGAGCGGAATGTCGTACGTGAGGAGAGAAGGTTGGGGATTGAATCTACTCCCACGGGACTGATAGAAGAGGAATTCCAGGCCATGTTCTGGAAATCATCATCGTATCATTGGGGTGTTATTGGCTGGCCGTCTGATTTGGGAAGTATAACCAGGGCTCAGGCAATGGATTATTATGACACTTATTATGCGCCCAATAATTTGACAATGATTCTGGTAGGTGACTTAAATCCTGACGATATGATTAAAATGGTTCGGAAATATTTTGATCGCATTCCCCGCGGGACGACCGAACCTCCCGACGTGATAACTCTCGAGGAAAAACAGTACGGTGAAAAACGGCTAATAGCTCAGGCCGAAACCAATCCGCAAGCTCAAATCTGGTACCATACCGCTGCCTGGAAGAATCCGGATAGCTATGCTCTTGAGGTCCTGGCCGGTATCTTAAACGGCAAAACCGGGCATCTATACAAAAAATTGGTCGAAGAAAAAGGCATTGCCAAAAGTTCCGGAGGCGGAGGCGGTATGTTTGGTGGAAGTGGCTTAGCTGTTAATGCTACTCAGGATTCACGAAAATACGCCGGGGCGTTTTATGTATCGGCCGAAGGATTATCCGGTATCAATGCCGAACAACTCGAACAGGCGATGTATGAAGTAATTGCGAACCTGAAGGAAAATCCCGTATCTGAAGAGGAATTGCAAAAAGTCAAGAACCAGATGCGGGTAGATAAAATCAAATTCATGGATATCATGTCCGGTATCGGTATTCTATTCACTCTGGGCATGAATGCGGCTATGGGCGACTGGACAGAAGTTAATAATAATCCCGAAATGTGCGATTTGGTTACGGCCGAAGATATTCAGCGAGTGGCCAATATATATTTCGCCGATGATCAGAAAAATATCTTGATAATCAACGCCAAAGCTACCGAAGGATCTGAAGGGGCGCGCGATACGCAATTTGTCCAAATGGTCCAGATGATAAAATCAATGACAGACACCGACCGACTCGGTCAAATGATTGGTATGTTCTCTGCGAGGATCGATCAAACCGAAAATCCCGATGAGAAAGCCCAGATGGAAGAAATATTGAAAATCGCCAATGATCATCTTAAAGAATTAAAGGCGGCCGAAAAGAAATAA